A window of the Nitrosopumilus ureiphilus genome harbors these coding sequences:
- a CDS encoding THUMP domain-containing protein: MNLIITCARHLEPETEEELRGILEEYGDSDASIVITNMSGILTAETKLDPIDVVKKMKEMLLDEPWSIRYCLRIIPIQRIVETKIEEIEKIITEDSKQILDGETYRISIEKRNSDISSQEIISKIANKIKNKVSLEFPDKIILIEILGNKTGISILKKSDILSVEKTKRSMSE; the protein is encoded by the coding sequence ATGAATTTGATAATTACATGTGCAAGGCATCTTGAACCAGAAACTGAAGAAGAATTAAGAGGTATTTTAGAGGAATATGGTGACTCAGATGCAAGTATCGTAATTACAAATATGTCAGGAATTTTGACTGCCGAAACAAAACTCGATCCTATTGATGTAGTAAAAAAAATGAAAGAAATGCTTCTTGATGAGCCATGGAGTATTAGATATTGCTTAAGAATAATACCAATTCAGAGAATTGTTGAGACAAAAATTGAAGAAATAGAAAAAATAATCACTGAAGATTCAAAGCAGATTTTAGATGGAGAAACATATAGAATTTCAATAGAAAAAAGAAATTCAGACATATCCAGTCAAGAAATTATTTCAAAAATTGCAAATAAAATAAAAAACAAAGTATCACTTGAATTTCCTGACAAAATTATTTTAATTGAAATATTAGGAAATAAGACAGGAATTTCTATATTAAAAAAATCAGATATACTAAGCGTTGAAAAAACTAAACGCAGTATGTCAGAGTAG
- a CDS encoding Fe(2+)-trafficking protein — protein MSRICTKCKNTIPDTEQLSVVAEKYPTCNKCWAEWKEYQIMVMNEMKLDMSMLDHRKLLKKHEKIFVGVLSPEGEVIDYTNEDNRKPDEPTGV, from the coding sequence ATGAGTCGCATATGCACCAAATGTAAAAACACTATTCCTGATACTGAACAACTAAGTGTTGTAGCTGAGAAGTACCCTACATGTAACAAATGTTGGGCTGAATGGAAAGAATATCAAATTATGGTGATGAATGAAATGAAACTAGACATGTCAATGCTTGATCATAGGAAATTATTGAAAAAACATGAAAAGATCTTTGTAGGTGTGCTATCTCCTGAAGGAGAAGTCATAGATTACACAAATGAGGATAATAGGAAACCTGATGAGCCTACAGGCGTCTAA
- a CDS encoding winged helix-turn-helix domain-containing protein encodes MAEYRTHMKIIGDILSTTRDDLQDEDGATVTYLIRKANISHSRISRILKTLVSQGLLEQVDSQGSNKYRISQTGREFLQAYNTFTNFADNFGLNI; translated from the coding sequence ATGGCAGAATACAGAACACATATGAAAATTATTGGGGATATTTTATCAACAACTAGAGATGATCTCCAAGATGAAGATGGAGCAACAGTAACATATCTTATTAGAAAAGCAAACATCTCACATTCTCGAATTTCGAGAATTCTAAAAACCCTAGTATCGCAAGGACTTTTAGAACAAGTAGATTCTCAAGGTTCAAACAAATACAGAATTAGTCAAACAGGTAGAGAATTTCTTCAAGCATATAATACATTTACAAATTTTGCAGATAATTTTGGATTAAATATCTAG
- the cgi121 gene encoding KEOPS complex subunit Cgi121: MITVKLVGGAKKSFFTENLQIDRSDISIQELLKLLLELKPADSPKLDIENILIAINGVDSSAMDGRSTMITNNDLVSIIPVIHGGTSKKITFEISSKQIQVIEIKGQTTIDVKFIDNLRKKYPKIQLQAVSSSFVMNPYHLKKILSLSFESKKNNILLSNKLETDILMRFALTKQISDAIMTVGIKPKSNFILIAIGNKKILNSLYADLLPLSVNLFVKKNDSFLKKHFKITQKQLDVVYSKNPLEDILVEKAAILL; encoded by the coding sequence ATGATTACTGTAAAACTAGTAGGTGGTGCCAAAAAATCTTTTTTCACAGAAAATTTACAAATTGACAGATCTGATATCTCTATTCAAGAATTATTAAAACTATTGTTGGAACTAAAACCTGCTGACTCGCCAAAACTGGATATTGAAAATATCCTAATTGCAATAAATGGCGTAGATTCGTCTGCTATGGATGGTAGATCTACAATGATAACAAACAACGATCTTGTAAGTATTATCCCAGTTATTCATGGAGGTACATCAAAAAAAATCACTTTCGAGATATCCTCAAAACAAATTCAAGTAATTGAAATAAAAGGTCAAACAACAATTGACGTAAAATTTATTGATAATTTAAGAAAAAAATATCCAAAAATTCAACTTCAAGCTGTTTCAAGTAGTTTTGTTATGAATCCGTATCATTTGAAAAAAATCTTATCTCTATCTTTTGAATCTAAAAAAAATAATATCTTACTTTCAAATAAACTTGAAACAGATATTTTGATGCGCTTTGCATTGACAAAACAAATATCTGATGCAATAATGACAGTTGGAATAAAACCCAAATCAAATTTTATCTTAATCGCTATTGGAAATAAAAAAATTTTAAATTCATTGTATGCAGATTTGTTACCACTATCTGTAAATTTATTCGTAAAGAAAAATGATTCATTTCTCAAAAAACATTTTAAAATTACTCAAAAACAACTTGATGTTGTTTACTCTAAAAATCCCTTGGAAGACATTTTGGTAGAAAAAGCAGCAATTCTACTCTGA
- a CDS encoding L-threonylcarbamoyladenylate synthase has protein sequence MKVKCDQKGIEKALEIINRGGIVVYPTDTVYGIGCDPYNKEAIKKIYDIKSRDGSKPLPVLVYSAEIAKRIVVLDEVTEKIVNKFWPGPLTIILKLIDENLKRSLFLNDRIAIRVPNHKCTLEILKRCSFLVGTSANISGHPPFTNPDECSRNIEDYDIFVDGGTITSKAESTIIEIENGKIKILREGSLTKEEILEA, from the coding sequence ATGAAAGTAAAATGTGATCAAAAAGGAATTGAAAAAGCATTAGAAATAATCAATCGTGGAGGGATTGTAGTTTATCCAACAGATACTGTTTATGGAATAGGATGTGATCCGTATAACAAAGAAGCAATAAAAAAAATTTATGATATAAAATCTAGAGATGGTTCTAAACCATTACCAGTTCTAGTCTATTCAGCAGAGATTGCAAAAAGAATAGTGGTTTTAGATGAAGTTACAGAAAAAATTGTTAACAAATTTTGGCCAGGGCCACTTACAATAATTTTAAAATTAATAGATGAAAATTTGAAAAGATCATTATTTTTAAATGATAGAATTGCTATCAGAGTTCCAAATCATAAATGTACTTTAGAAATATTGAAGAGGTGCAGCTTTCTGGTGGGTACAAGTGCAAATATTTCAGGACATCCACCATTTACAAACCCTGATGAATGTTCTAGAAATATAGAAGATTATGATATTTTTGTTGATGGTGGAACAATTACAAGCAAAGCAGAATCAACAATAATTGAAATAGAAAATGGAAAGATCAAAATTCTTCGAGAAGGTTCTTTGACTAAAGAGGAGATTTTAGAAGCATGA
- a CDS encoding bis(5'-nucleosyl)-tetraphosphatase: MIEETSAGIVIFRKEDSKILFLLLHYPTGHWDFVKGKMEVGETTHQTAIRETKEETGITDIVFVENFEEEIEYNFQYQGELIHKKVVFFLAETRTKEVEISHEHQNYIWMDYNTAMEKTTFDNAKTVLTRAQMLLSKAL, translated from the coding sequence ATGATTGAAGAGACATCAGCAGGAATTGTGATATTTAGAAAAGAAGATTCAAAAATTTTATTTTTACTATTGCATTATCCAACAGGACACTGGGATTTTGTGAAAGGAAAAATGGAAGTAGGTGAAACAACTCATCAAACTGCAATCAGGGAAACAAAAGAAGAAACAGGGATAACAGACATAGTATTTGTAGAAAATTTTGAAGAGGAGATTGAATATAATTTTCAATATCAAGGAGAATTAATTCATAAAAAAGTGGTATTCTTCTTGGCTGAAACAAGAACTAAAGAAGTTGAAATTTCACATGAGCATCAAAATTATATATGGATGGATTATAACACAGCCATGGAAAAAACAACATTTGACAATGCTAAAACAGTTTTAACAAGAGCCCAAATGTTACTTTCCAAAGCTTTGTAG
- a CDS encoding cupredoxin domain-containing protein gives MPSNSDKKNTETSDLIVKGDVIMPTKVSRPGCEVLDICYIPSSIIVEKGKQVTWVNQDSAFHSVTSGFYDEPTELFDSGHLDPFESFSLTFDESGKYDYFCTLHPWMKGQVIVE, from the coding sequence ATGCCGAGTAATTCTGATAAGAAAAATACAGAAACATCAGATTTGATTGTAAAAGGTGATGTTATAATGCCTACAAAAGTTTCGCGTCCAGGATGTGAGGTGCTAGATATTTGTTACATTCCATCTTCAATTATCGTTGAAAAAGGGAAACAAGTAACATGGGTAAATCAAGACTCTGCATTTCATAGTGTAACCTCTGGTTTTTACGATGAGCCTACTGAACTTTTTGACAGTGGTCATTTAGATCCCTTTGAATCATTTTCTCTTACTTTTGATGAATCAGGAAAATATGATTATTTTTGTACTCTTCATCCTTGGATGAAGGGACAAGTGATAGTAGAATAA
- a CDS encoding adenylosuccinate synthetase, whose amino-acid sequence MTSTVVVGGFFGDEGKGKIISYLAIKDNPTIIVRGGAGPNAGHTIRDGDKVYKVRMLPSGFLNKNAKVMIGPGVVINPEVLKKEINDFEVSGRVFIDKHCGIIEETHLVRDSKGELKDKIGSTGSGTGPANADRAMRVLNLAKDFDSLSSLIIDVPQEINNALSKNEHVLVEGTQGTFLSLWHGTYPFVTSKDVTASGICADIGLGPTKVDEVIVVFKSYVTRVGTGPLEKELSLEEAEKKGWSEFGTVTGRQRRAADFDFDLARRAIMLNGATQISITKLDVLFSDCAGKTSFDELSDGAKSFIKNIETKLNTPVTIIGTGPSVNDVIDRRN is encoded by the coding sequence ATGACATCAACTGTAGTTGTTGGCGGATTTTTCGGTGATGAAGGCAAAGGAAAAATCATTTCTTATTTAGCAATTAAAGATAATCCTACAATAATAGTTCGTGGTGGAGCTGGTCCTAATGCTGGTCATACCATTAGAGATGGTGATAAAGTGTATAAAGTAAGAATGCTCCCAAGTGGTTTTTTGAATAAAAATGCTAAAGTAATGATAGGACCCGGAGTTGTAATTAATCCAGAAGTTCTTAAAAAAGAAATTAATGATTTTGAAGTTTCTGGACGTGTATTTATTGATAAACACTGTGGAATTATTGAGGAAACTCATCTAGTAAGAGATTCTAAGGGAGAATTAAAAGATAAGATTGGTAGCACTGGTTCAGGTACGGGACCTGCTAATGCTGATAGAGCCATGAGGGTTTTGAATCTTGCAAAAGATTTTGATTCACTCTCTTCTCTCATCATTGATGTTCCTCAAGAAATCAACAATGCACTATCTAAAAATGAGCATGTTTTAGTAGAGGGTACTCAAGGAACTTTTCTTTCTTTGTGGCATGGAACTTATCCATTTGTAACCTCAAAGGATGTTACTGCTTCTGGCATTTGTGCAGATATTGGTCTTGGGCCTACAAAGGTAGATGAGGTAATTGTTGTTTTCAAATCATATGTTACCCGTGTAGGCACTGGCCCTCTCGAAAAAGAATTGTCTCTAGAAGAAGCTGAAAAAAAAGGATGGTCTGAGTTTGGTACTGTCACCGGTCGTCAAAGACGAGCTGCAGATTTTGATTTTGATTTAGCTAGGCGTGCAATTATGCTTAATGGCGCAACACAAATTTCTATTACAAAATTAGATGTCCTCTTTTCAGACTGTGCAGGAAAAACTTCCTTTGATGAATTATCTGATGGTGCAAAATCATTCATAAAAAATATTGAAACTAAATTAAACACGCCTGTGACAATTATTGGAACAGGTCCATCTGTTAATGATGTCATTGATAGAAGAAACTAG
- a CDS encoding TatD family hydrolase encodes MTWYIDSHIHLSDPAYNSDMEFILNEMEYLKIKACCVSMDVENSLQTLKLAQQSNLVLPFIGIHPECANGDLEKMTDLIENNHTHLSGIGEVGLDPTYVHNTDDAKRQRHVFETLLSYGEKFNKPVSIHSRKSLDDVFEIMTSYSTKHALLHWFDGSKKQLRKAMDMGFFVSYGPVMVYANDKQTLASITDESKILVETDGPVKFSRCFEMKSGQITFIPSVIFCISKILGKTFDEMAFSLEKNTNSFLGI; translated from the coding sequence ATGACCTGGTATATTGATTCTCACATACATTTGTCAGATCCCGCATATAACTCTGATATGGAATTTATTTTAAACGAAATGGAATATTTGAAAATTAAAGCATGTTGTGTATCTATGGATGTTGAAAATTCTCTCCAAACTTTAAAGTTGGCACAACAAAGTAATCTTGTTTTGCCTTTTATTGGAATTCATCCAGAATGTGCCAATGGTGATCTTGAAAAAATGACTGACTTGATAGAAAATAATCATACACATCTTTCTGGAATTGGGGAAGTTGGATTAGATCCAACATATGTACACAATACTGATGATGCTAAAAGACAAAGACATGTTTTTGAAACATTGTTGTCATATGGGGAAAAATTTAACAAACCCGTTTCTATTCATTCAAGAAAAAGCCTTGATGATGTTTTTGAAATAATGACATCCTATAGCACTAAACATGCATTACTTCATTGGTTTGATGGTAGTAAAAAACAACTACGAAAAGCAATGGACATGGGATTTTTCGTGTCTTATGGCCCTGTTATGGTTTATGCAAATGATAAACAAACTTTAGCCTCCATTACAGATGAATCAAAAATTCTTGTTGAAACTGATGGCCCTGTTAAATTTTCTAGATGCTTTGAAATGAAATCTGGACAAATTACCTTTATTCCTAGCGTGATCTTTTGCATCTCAAAAATTCTAGGAAAAACGTTTGATGAAATGGCTTTTTCATTGGAAAAAAATACAAATTCATTCCTTGGAATATAG
- the uppS gene encoding polyprenyl diphosphate synthase, producing the protein MIFQLSGLYKIYGKRLEKEIQNGDIPNHVALILDGNRRWAKRHLTVPKKGHWKGADAVENLLDWCEEFDIKIVTLYALSAENLNRKDEELEYLYELIRMRLEKLYNDPRIHRCKMRVKGIGRIELLPDSIKEILKKLDDATKNYDNHFLNIALAYGGQYELLDAVKKIGEKIKDGSLNVQDINKKEIESNLYTSHLPQSSPDMILRTSGEQRLSGFLMWQSAYSELVFMDIFWPEFRKIDLMRAIRTFQERKRRLGK; encoded by the coding sequence GTGATTTTTCAACTGTCTGGACTTTACAAGATCTACGGTAAAAGACTAGAAAAGGAAATCCAGAATGGAGATATCCCAAATCATGTTGCCTTAATTTTAGATGGGAATAGGAGATGGGCTAAAAGACACCTAACAGTGCCAAAAAAAGGTCATTGGAAGGGAGCTGATGCGGTAGAAAATCTTCTTGATTGGTGTGAAGAATTTGACATCAAGATTGTAACACTATATGCATTATCAGCAGAGAATTTGAATAGAAAAGATGAGGAACTAGAGTATCTTTATGAATTAATTCGTATGAGACTAGAAAAATTATACAATGATCCTAGAATTCATCGATGTAAAATGAGAGTTAAGGGGATTGGCAGAATTGAACTACTTCCAGATTCTATCAAAGAGATTTTAAAAAAATTAGATGATGCTACAAAAAATTATGACAATCATTTTCTAAACATAGCATTAGCATATGGAGGACAATACGAATTATTAGATGCTGTTAAAAAAATAGGAGAAAAAATCAAAGATGGATCATTGAACGTGCAGGACATAAATAAAAAAGAGATCGAATCAAACCTTTACACATCACATTTACCACAATCATCCCCCGACATGATATTGAGGACATCAGGAGAACAACGATTGAGTGGATTTCTCATGTGGCAAAGTGCATACAGTGAATTGGTATTTATGGATATTTTTTGGCCAGAGTTTAGAAAAATTGATTTGATGAGAGCAATTAGAACTTTTCAAGAAAGAAAAAGAAGGTTAGGAAAATGA
- a CDS encoding histone family protein, with protein MRSSELGLSAMYRILKKAGAERVSDESADELRRVIEEIADSIAKSAIDMASHAGRKTVKGEDVKLASKPFNKF; from the coding sequence ATGAGATCATCAGAACTTGGATTATCTGCAATGTATAGAATTTTGAAAAAAGCTGGTGCTGAAAGAGTTAGCGATGAATCAGCAGATGAATTAAGAAGAGTGATTGAAGAGATTGCAGATAGTATCGCAAAAAGTGCAATCGATATGGCTTCTCATGCAGGAAGGAAAACAGTAAAAGGGGAAGATGTAAAGTTGGCTTCAAAACCATTTAACAAATTCTAA
- a CDS encoding orotidine 5'-phosphate decarboxylase produces the protein MATFKTRLSKIAKTNGKVILANDYDCSVKNLEAKSIQNIQKLHSCLCGIKLNFHLLLPLGAKEILKINKTAHRYGLQTIADIKLNDIGNTNRVTAEHLWNLGFDAVIANPIMGLDSLKNLVKSSHKNEKGVITLCHMSAPEAALSYDMEIKMEKKQKLYQLFLNWALTAKVDGIVVGATFPKIIQYCSKKAGKKLNIFSPGIGTQGGSTNQVISSGTDYLIVGRTILNSKNPVRVAKELQLQSFGK, from the coding sequence ATGGCCACCTTCAAAACTAGACTTTCCAAGATCGCAAAAACCAATGGAAAAGTAATCCTTGCAAATGATTATGATTGTTCTGTAAAAAATCTTGAAGCAAAATCCATTCAAAATATTCAAAAATTGCATTCTTGTCTATGTGGAATCAAGTTAAATTTTCATTTACTTTTGCCCCTTGGAGCTAAAGAAATTCTCAAAATCAATAAAACAGCTCATAGATATGGTTTACAAACAATTGCTGATATCAAACTAAATGATATTGGAAACACAAATCGTGTTACTGCTGAACATCTTTGGAATTTGGGATTTGACGCCGTAATTGCAAATCCAATAATGGGTCTTGATAGTTTAAAAAATCTGGTTAAATCATCCCACAAAAATGAAAAAGGTGTTATCACTTTATGTCACATGAGTGCTCCTGAAGCAGCATTATCTTATGATATGGAGATTAAAATGGAGAAAAAACAGAAACTTTACCAATTATTTTTGAATTGGGCTTTAACTGCAAAGGTTGATGGAATTGTTGTTGGAGCTACTTTTCCAAAAATTATACAATATTGTTCTAAAAAAGCTGGAAAAAAATTAAACATATTTTCTCCTGGCATTGGTACTCAAGGCGGGAGTACAAATCAAGTAATTTCATCTGGAACTGATTATTTGATTGTAGGTAGGACCATTCTAAATTCTAAAAATCCTGTAAGGGTGGCAAAAGAATTACAACTACAAAGCTTTGGAAAGTAA